A single window of Maylandia zebra isolate NMK-2024a linkage group LG2, Mzebra_GT3a, whole genome shotgun sequence DNA harbors:
- the rnf130 gene encoding E3 ubiquitin-protein ligase RNF130, giving the protein MRTRLPLPPVLVLVPVLVLVPVPVQARSVSAGRSDTNMVVEESVSATVNATVLDGRGNAIHVISSDDGKYGQNSPKVDTRGVIVAPAPHHGVVDRQGCDPNTHFLVPPRSVHWVALMQRGNCTFKEKILKAAAYNATAVLIYNNSPEYTVKMGHEGTGDIVAVMITEAYGKEILAHLERNMTVLVSVVVGQRGPTKNINRGSLVFVSISFIILMIISSAWLIFHFIQKIRYTSTRDRSQHRLGDAAKKAIGKLKTRTVKKGDKDTESNHCAVCIEVYQLNDVVRILPCKHVFHKACVDPWLKEHCTCPMCKLNILKALGITTSVPCVDSVVLDVDRLGASQAPGNQRAPLSDSNQPSISLEPLSPTHSEATPRTPADITIAVTSGGRFFSRNSMSPRSVVCEMELPDIQASLDLYDDNKS; this is encoded by the exons ATGCGGACCCGTCTCCCCCTCCCACCGGTCCTGGTCCTGGTCCCGGTCCTGGTCCTGGTCCCGGTCCCGGTGCAGGCTCGCTCTGTGTCAGCAGGGCGCTCTGACacaaacatggtggtggaggAGTCTGTGAGCGCTACAGTGAATGCGACGGTGCTGGACGGGCGAGGAAACGCCATCCATGTGATTAGCAGCGATGACGGGAAGTATGGACAGAACTCCCCCAAGGTCGACACCAGGGGTGTGATCGTTGCACCTGCACCGCATCACGGAG TGGTCGACCGGCAAGGATGCGACCCAAACACTCACTTCCTGGTCCCGCCCCGCAGTGTCCACTGGGTGGCGCTGATGCAGAGAGGTAACTGCACCTTTAAGGAGAAGATCTTGAAGGCAGCTGCGTACAACGCCACGGCCGTCCTCATCTACAACAACTCCCCAGAGTACACCGTCAAGATGGGACATGAAG GCACGGGTGACATCGTGGCGGTGATGATCACAGAGGCATACGGTAAAGAGATCCTGGCCCACCTTGAGCGGAACATGACGGTTCTGGTCTCCGTGGTCGTTGGTCAGCGCGGGCCCACCAAGAACATCAACCGAGGCTCGCTGGTCTTCGTCTCCATCTCCTTCATCATCCTCATGATCATTTCGTCAGCTTGGCTCATCTTTCACTTCATCCAGAAGATCCGCTACACGAGCACTCGCGACCGCAGCCAG cATCGTCTTGGAGATGCAGCGAAGAAAGCCATCGGAAAGCTGAAGACGAGGACGGTGAAAAAAGGAGACAAG gacaCAGAGTCAAACCACTGTGCAGTGTGTATCGAAGTGTACCAGCTGAACGATGTGGTTCGAATCCTGCCCTGCAA ACACGTCTTTCATAAAGCGTGCGTGGACCCCTGGCTGAAGGAGCACTGCACCTGCCCCATGTGCAAACTGAACATCCTCAAAGCTCTCGGCATCACG ACCAGTGTTCCCTGTGTGGACAGCGTTGTGTTGGATGTGGATCGCCTCGGTGCCAGTCAGGCACCTGGCAACCAGAGGGCGCCCCTTAGTGACAGCAACCAGCCATCCATCAGCCTGGAGCCACTCAGCCCCACCCATTCTGAGGCCACGCCCAGAACACCTGCCGATATCACTATCGCCGTGACCA GCGGCGGTCGCTTCTTCAGCAGGAACTCCATGTCTCCTCGCAGCGTCGTCTGTGAGATGGAGCTTCCGGATATACAGGCTTCGCTCGACCTCTACGATGACAACAAGTCCTGA